The following coding sequences lie in one Candidatus Omnitrophota bacterium genomic window:
- a CDS encoding site-specific DNA-methyltransferase, giving the protein MIDEIVCGDCLELIDEIQDGSVDMVLTDPPYSSGGMFRSDRNNTTSAKYVVGGTELVRPDFYGDNRDQRSFLLWCHMWMAKCYKKLSSTGSLLCFTDWRQLPTVTDAIQVAGFIWRGIYVWDKTEAARPDRGRFRHQCEYVIYATKGSYERNTDICLPGVFRKAVNSAEKFHQTGKPVELIEELLQVSPENGIVLDPFIGSGTTAVACKHTKRHFIGFELSPEYCEIARKRVAAVPSRLDSFFEDPA; this is encoded by the coding sequence ATGATAGATGAAATTGTTTGCGGAGATTGTCTTGAACTGATCGATGAAATCCAAGACGGATCCGTCGACATGGTCCTCACCGATCCGCCATATTCGAGTGGCGGCATGTTCAGATCCGACCGAAATAATACAACGAGTGCCAAATACGTGGTTGGTGGCACAGAATTGGTTCGACCTGATTTCTATGGAGATAATCGAGACCAAAGAAGCTTTTTGCTCTGGTGCCACATGTGGATGGCGAAGTGCTATAAAAAATTGAGTTCCACGGGATCCTTGCTCTGCTTTACTGATTGGAGACAACTTCCAACCGTGACTGATGCGATCCAAGTGGCCGGGTTCATCTGGCGAGGCATCTACGTTTGGGATAAAACCGAAGCCGCGAGACCAGATAGGGGGCGGTTCAGGCATCAATGTGAATATGTGATTTATGCCACCAAGGGATCCTATGAACGGAATACTGATATTTGCCTGCCAGGTGTATTCAGGAAAGCCGTAAATTCTGCAGAAAAGTTTCACCAGACGGGCAAGCCAGTTGAATTGATTGAAGAACTCCTGCAGGTCTCGCCGGAAAATGGAATTGTCTTGGATCCGTTCATCGGGTCAGGGACCACAGCAGTGGCCTGTAAGCATACCAAACGGCATTTTATTGGATTCGAACTATCGCCCGAATACTGCGAGATTGCTAGAAAGAGAGTTGCTGCTGTACCATCCCGACTAGATTCCTTCTTCGAGGATCCTGCATGA
- a CDS encoding phage/plasmid primase, P4 family: MNTLLLESLSILFEPGDVVELRALGKRRNEVQSGYFKDFAKLSEVARMLDITNEQKGIYLILNQINPALYARSPDKLTPARAQPTTTADQDIIKRRWLPVDFDPIRPSDISSTDEEHQAAIDRAKAAREALKEMGFPDPILADSGNGAHLLYKIDLPNDQDSKHLIETVLKSFDALFSDDRVEVDLKVFNAARIWKMYGTAAKKGDNIQERPWRKSSLLDIPNKIETVDRKFLELHAWAWEQKNQSERFQEASPKKGLTREIELGQWLAAHGLDIAKEKRANGGGTMYILDACPWDSSHRDHSAWAVQFASGAIAAGCHHNGCSGRGWRDLLRLYEPHIEPKRSERKEKIDAPIAQLTITDVADVEYDEDGKIEKVTFSPDKAADAISQYLRIISTPDERIWVYSEGIYKPNGETLIDQVLDQVAGDKYSIRAAKEVHRKIVLRTLEEFSVFDTNPYLFAVDNGVIDTKTGNFLEHSPEYCLTLKSPITYDPSAHCPIIAGFLKDSLGSEDNILSALDILTAKTTTLNFEYFAAAIGGGSNGKSILEELIRKFFGDDQVAEVEIATLTQNKFDKIQLYGKRFLINSEVSGDVKESRTIKAISGGMRIDADQKNKNHVQFRPHCFIFIDTNNPPRFSDNTHGFARRLVKIDFPYKFVDEPVLPNEKQRDPELLNKMAQPGELSGLLNLLIANACRVLPQKKIHQRGSGQELAEEYDLQSNTIAAFYDKFIEEAGLASWISSTATYECYKDFCKKINASPVRDRDFFAYAKKHFRAIKGRETTPTGKIRVFYGLDFDDEKYKSFINRTIIGPSLDQQEQQQDQQDQQDHQKRILCLIEENILYKENKVVSAGLAGPVGPDNDFDGPEEVQNWTSMNGEQVDGILKRCLAIIERMKKEVTPFILSIHAEGLEANISPNQCESWMRAHDWVQEGGKWRVA, encoded by the coding sequence ATGAATACGCTCCTTTTAGAATCCCTCAGCATCCTTTTTGAGCCGGGCGATGTCGTAGAGCTTAGGGCACTCGGAAAACGAAGAAACGAAGTCCAGAGCGGCTATTTCAAGGACTTTGCGAAGCTCTCCGAAGTTGCCAGGATGCTCGATATCACCAATGAACAAAAAGGTATCTATCTTATCCTAAATCAGATCAACCCGGCCCTATATGCCAGGAGTCCCGACAAACTCACTCCAGCCAGAGCACAGCCTACCACAACCGCCGATCAGGACATCATTAAGAGGCGGTGGCTTCCAGTTGATTTTGACCCTATCAGGCCATCGGATATTAGTTCTACTGATGAGGAGCATCAGGCGGCAATAGACCGGGCAAAGGCGGCAAGAGAGGCGCTTAAAGAGATGGGCTTTCCAGACCCGATATTAGCAGATTCTGGTAATGGTGCGCACCTTCTCTATAAGATCGATCTTCCAAACGACCAAGATAGTAAGCATCTCATTGAGACGGTCCTAAAATCATTTGATGCCTTGTTTAGTGATGATCGTGTAGAGGTAGATCTTAAGGTATTCAATGCGGCTCGCATTTGGAAGATGTACGGCACGGCTGCAAAGAAAGGTGATAACATCCAGGAGCGGCCTTGGCGCAAGTCGTCATTATTAGATATTCCAAATAAAATAGAGACAGTTGACCGCAAATTCTTAGAACTTCATGCATGGGCCTGGGAACAAAAAAACCAATCTGAGCGATTCCAAGAAGCATCTCCTAAGAAGGGCTTAACCAGGGAGATTGAATTGGGGCAATGGCTCGCGGCGCACGGCTTAGACATCGCAAAGGAAAAGAGAGCCAACGGCGGCGGCACAATGTATATTCTCGATGCCTGCCCCTGGGACTCATCGCATAGGGATCATTCAGCATGGGCGGTACAATTTGCGTCCGGTGCTATAGCGGCCGGATGCCATCACAACGGATGCTCAGGGAGGGGATGGCGGGATTTGCTTAGGCTCTACGAGCCCCATATAGAGCCTAAGCGATCAGAGCGCAAAGAAAAGATAGATGCCCCTATCGCACAATTGACCATTACAGATGTGGCGGATGTCGAATATGACGAAGACGGCAAGATAGAAAAGGTTACATTCAGCCCGGACAAGGCAGCGGACGCTATAAGCCAATATCTTAGGATCATATCAACGCCAGACGAACGAATATGGGTCTATTCTGAAGGCATCTATAAGCCTAATGGTGAGACGTTGATAGACCAGGTATTAGATCAGGTGGCGGGTGATAAATACTCCATCAGGGCGGCCAAGGAAGTCCACAGAAAGATAGTTCTCAGGACGCTTGAAGAGTTCTCCGTGTTTGATACCAACCCCTATCTATTTGCAGTAGATAACGGAGTTATCGATACAAAGACGGGCAACTTCTTAGAGCATTCGCCAGAATATTGCTTAACTCTGAAATCTCCGATAACTTATGATCCATCGGCACATTGCCCGATCATCGCCGGATTCCTCAAAGACTCTTTAGGATCGGAGGATAATATCTTATCTGCACTGGATATACTTACTGCAAAAACTACTACACTTAACTTTGAGTATTTCGCCGCTGCAATCGGGGGGGGTTCAAACGGCAAAAGCATCTTAGAAGAATTAATTAGGAAGTTCTTCGGAGATGATCAGGTCGCAGAAGTTGAGATCGCCACGCTCACGCAAAATAAGTTCGACAAAATTCAGCTTTACGGCAAGCGGTTCTTAATTAATTCCGAAGTTTCCGGCGATGTCAAAGAATCCAGAACAATCAAGGCCATATCTGGCGGCATGAGAATAGATGCTGACCAGAAGAATAAGAACCATGTTCAGTTCCGGCCCCATTGCTTCATATTCATAGATACGAATAACCCGCCCCGGTTTTCAGATAATACGCACGGATTCGCTCGCCGCCTGGTTAAGATCGATTTCCCCTACAAATTTGTGGATGAGCCGGTGCTTCCTAACGAGAAGCAAAGAGACCCGGAATTGCTTAATAAGATGGCACAGCCAGGCGAACTATCCGGCCTGCTCAACCTATTAATAGCCAATGCTTGCCGGGTTTTGCCTCAGAAGAAAATCCACCAGAGGGGCAGCGGGCAGGAATTGGCCGAAGAGTATGATCTACAATCAAACACCATCGCTGCCTTTTATGACAAGTTCATTGAGGAGGCTGGGTTGGCCTCATGGATTAGTTCGACCGCTACGTACGAATGCTATAAGGATTTCTGCAAGAAGATCAACGCTTCGCCTGTCAGGGATCGGGACTTCTTTGCCTATGCAAAGAAACATTTCAGAGCGATAAAGGGAAGGGAAACGACGCCGACCGGCAAGATTAGAGTATTTTATGGGCTAGATTTTGACGATGAAAAGTATAAGTCTTTTATTAATAGGACCATCATTGGACCATCTTTAGACCAGCAAGAACAGCAACAGGACCAGCAGGACCAACAAGACCATCAAAAAAGAATATTGTGTTTAATAGAAGAAAATATTTTGTATAAGGAGAATAAGGTCGTTTCTGCTGGTCTAGCTGGTCCAGTTGGTCCTGATAACGATTTTGATGGTCCAGAGGAGGTCCAAAATTGGACCAGCATGAATGGTGAACAGGTAGACGGAATATTAAAAAGGTGTTTGGCTATAATCGAGCGAATGAAAAAAGAGGTTACGCCTTTCATTCTATCGATTCACGCAGAAGGCTTGGAAGCGAACATATCACCGAACCAATGCGAATCATGGATGAGGGCGCACGACTGGGTGCAAGAAGGCGGTAAATGGCGAGTCGCATAA
- a CDS encoding DUF1874 domain-containing protein, translating into MIIGNAFSLLMVADRATITVSPLTADAVSQIGPLESAIGHADTAFLAGKLIGRELPANRANIALNPGDKMVVAQYIGPRLPEGTKELPTGARIEFRLVEVA; encoded by the coding sequence ATGATCATCGGAAACGCATTCAGTCTTTTGATGGTAGCAGATAGGGCTACCATCACGGTATCGCCTCTGACTGCTGACGCGGTCAGTCAAATCGGGCCGCTTGAATCTGCGATAGGCCACGCAGATACGGCTTTCCTGGCAGGGAAGCTCATAGGCCGCGAGTTGCCAGCCAACCGAGCAAATATCGCCCTGAATCCGGGTGACAAGATGGTCGTGGCCCAGTACATCGGGCCGAGGCTGCCGGAAGGCACCAAGGAGCTTCCCACCGGTGCAAGAATTGAGTTTCGGCTGGTGGAGGTGGCCTGA